A window of the Budorcas taxicolor isolate Tak-1 chromosome 10, Takin1.1, whole genome shotgun sequence genome harbors these coding sequences:
- the NYNRIN gene encoding protein NYNRIN → MLLSGGDPPSQEWFMVQTKSKPRVQRQRQQVQRIFRVKLNAFQSRPDTPYFWLQLEGPRENMGKAKEYLKGLCNPELWKEVRYPAALHCAFLGAQGLFLDCLCWSTLAYLVPGPPGSLMVGGLTESFIMTQNWLEELVGRLRWGPAPLLTPRGIWEAEVTRAFGALVWIRGDQYAGDLLQLPPAVQELLLSLVRDAAGKEDIIQWLSRIGTSDSRSDPELLICPTHQQKEGPTMVAVGDGPGPFVEMGSPENSKRLTSLGATGAVISGTPGPNTQQETANQLVRVTSNNQGGVDCSREEGSVQASSSQDPVDHTQASSQQRQVRRGEDKLPLQPPVSALSVCSPWKAWTPGPTFAPMWPGAIAATFWRINELHSLHLAWLLSQACFSFPFWQRPLGPIQFKLPGQNPLPLNLGWKQKELVPLPSVESPDCTPDGGPGGEAALQNCPGPETPKKVVSLLVVSGGSGVKDKSIPGLPQIGPPLTSTPQLQARSELGDQGSVQWDCKGPEEGPDAAPPTGQGVPAAQGGLTAPSGPDSKTVPETLKVPMAAAMPTAQTLPTSPALPAAPKVPETQMMAAAHGERAASEVPSVPTKPAAQVVPTAPKATAPHTPAAQKRQAAKTSPTGPQTPRAQPGPAPKTGPTAPKAPAAPQTSRTPKTLAAQKAPAGPGSTLDAGKLVSEGQPPSRGSASFLKGQGQPGSQGPQCSGALAPSSKRQPQVEGLLGAGEGTPRQPTRHPQASNTVTSFQRYHEALNTPFELDLSEEPGNPELRRVVIDGSSVAMVHGLQHFFSCRGIAMAVQYFWNRGHREVTVFIPTWQLKKNRRVRESHFLTKLHSLKMLSITPSQLENGKKITTYDYRFMVKLAEETDGIIVTNEQLHVLMNNSKKVMVKDRLLPFTFAGNLFMVPDDPLGRDGPTLDEFLKKPNRLDTDIGNFLKVWKTLPPSSASISELRDNTDPGPPESLQNVEEVREEQEEEERQDEEQREEQEMQKPAEEEEEDLDSSLMSVFRAECPSLSEEILRCLSLHDPQDEALDIDLQPAVASPSLGIPWDGKAPCQQVLAQLAQLTIPSNFTALSFFMGFTDSHRDVIPDYEALVAPLHSLLKQKPDWRWELDHEKAFLALKRALVSALCLSVPNPQLPFHLEVTVSQVALTAVVYQEHSGRKHPVAYTSKPLLPDEDSEGPQSGGDSPYAVAWALKHFSRYIGDTPVVLDLFYASRTSVDPEAWDGRRVAKAWLIRWALLVQDKGKRALELTLLQGLLGKNRLLTPTACMPRLFQVLPPFSDLSTFVCIHMSGYCFYREDEWCAGFGLYVLSPTSAPVSLSFSCSPYTPTYAHLAAVACGLERFGQSHMPIVFLTHCNWIFSLLWELLPLWRARGFLSSDGTPLPHPSLLSYIIDLTSGLSSLPFIYRTSYRGSLFAVTVDTLAKEGAQGGNQCWNLPNDVPAPIVTPRTICKRPDLLALQRSDGTLADIMAKLQAGQKVSNSSPFSSAFSSLSLDKESGLLMFKGDKRPRVWVVPRQLRRDLIFAVHDGPMGAHQRPEETYRKLRLLGWWPGVQEHVRHYCRSCLFCIPRNLLGSEAKVIESLWPPRSTAPWSNLQIEVVGPVTVSEEGHKHVLIVADPNTRWVEAFPLKPYTHTAVAQLLLQHVFARWGIPVRLEAAQGPQFARHVLVSCGLALGVHVASPSRDLQFPCLTSSGAYWEFKRALKEFIFLHGKKWAASLPLLHLAFRASSSQASPFRILTGAEERLTEPLWWEMSSANIEGLKMDLFLLQLTRELLELHWRLAEKTSEKAENRRFKRERQEKEWNVGDQVLVLSLPRNGSSAKWVGPFYIGDRLSPSLYRVWGFPTPEKLGCIYPSSLMKPFAKSVTPLSFKVLEQ, encoded by the exons ATGCTCCTGTCCGGGGGCGACCCTCCTTCGCAGGAATGGTTCATGGTGCAGACCAAGTCGAAGCCCCGGgtgcagcggcagcggcagcaagTGCAGCGCATCTTCAGGGTCAAGCTGAACGCTTTCCAGAGCCGCCCGGACACCCCCTACTTCTGGCTGCAGCTCGAGGGACCCAGGGAGAACATGGGCAAAGCCAAG GAGTATCTGAAGGGCCTGTGCAACCCGGAGCTATGGAAGGAGGTCCGCTACCCGGCGGCTCTGCACTGCGCCTTCCTTGGGGCCCAGGGCCTCTTCCTGGACTGCCTGTGCTGGAGCACCCTGGCCTACCTGGTGCCCGGCCCCCCGGGCTCCCTGATGGTGGGCGGGCTGACCGAGTCTTTCATCATGACCCAGAACTGGCTGGAGGAGCTGGTGGGGCGGCTGCGCTGGGGCCCAGCCCCTTTGCTCACTCCCCGTGGCATCTGGGAGGCCGAGGTGACCCGGGCCTTTGGGGCCCTGGTCTGGATCCGTGGTGACCAGTATGCTGGGGACCTGCTGCAGCTGCCCCCGGCGGTCCAGGAGCTGCTGCTGAGCCTGGTGCGGGATGCCGCTGGCAAGGAGGACATTATCCAGTGGCTCAGCCGCATCGGCACCTCCGACTCCCGCTCAGATCCTGAGCTCCTGATCTGTCCAACCCACCAGCAAAAGGAAGGTCCAACCATGGTGGCCGTGGGAGACGGTCCTGGCCCCTTTGTGGAGATGGGGAGCCCAGAAAATTCAAAGAGATTAaccagcctgggagccacaggggCCGTAATCTCGGGTACCCCAGGCCCAAACACCCAGCAGGAGACAGCAAACCAGCTGGTCCG GGTCACATCCAACAACCAAGGTGGTGTGGACTGTTCTCGCGAGGAAGGGTCAGTGCAAGCCAGCAGCAGCCAGGACCCCGTGGATCACACCCAAGCCTCGTCTCAGCAGAGGCAGGTCCGGAGAGGGGAAGACAAGCTCCCGCTCCAGCCTCCAGTATCAGCCCTGAGTGTGTGCTCACCCTGGAAGGCCTGGACCCCAGGGCCAACCTTTGCACCCATGTGGCCAGGGGCTATTGCTGCTACCTTCTGGAGGATCAATGAACTGCATTCTCTTCACCTGGCCTGGCTCCTGTCCCAGGCATGCTTCAGTTTCCCTTTCTGGCAGAGGCCACTGGGCCCCATTCAGTTCAAGCTGCCAGGGCAGAATCCTTTGCCCTTAAATCTGGGATGGAAACAGAAGgagctggttcctctgcccagtGTGGAAAGCCCAGACTGTACACCAGACGGCGGGCCGGGAGGAGAGGCAGCCCTACAGAACTGCCCAGGGCCAGAGACCCCCAAAAAAGTCGTGAGTTTACTGGTGGTCTCAGGAGGCTCAGGGGTAAAGGATAAGTCTATCCCAGGACTTCCACAGATAGGGCCACCTTTGACCTCTACCCCGCAGCTCCAAGCCAGAAGTGAGCTGGGGGATCAAGGAAGTGTGCAATGGGATTGTAAGGGGCCAGAAGAGGGGCCCGATGCAGCGCCGCCCACTGGGCAAGGGGTGCCTGCTGCTCAAGGGGGGCTGACAGCTCCGTCGGGACCTGACTCGAAGACAGTGCCTGAAACTCTCAAAGTGCCCATGGCTGCCGCAATGCCCACAGCTCAAACCCTACCCACAAGTCCAGCGCTGCCTGCAGCCCCCAAAGTGCCTGAAACCCAGATGATGGCGGCAGCCCATGGAGAACGTGCAGCCTCCGAAGTGCCTTCAGTTCCAACAAAGCCGGCAGCTCAAGTGGTGCCCACAGCACCAAAGGCCACAGCTCCCCATACTCCCGCAGCTCAGAAAAGACAGGCAGCCAAAACATCGCCTACAGGTCCCCAGACACCCAGAGCCCAGCCTGGGCCTGCCCCTAAAACCGGACCTACAGCTCCCAAAGCCCCTGCCGCCCCCCAAACTTCCAGAACTCCGAAAACACTGGCAGCTCAGAAGGCGCCCGCAGGTCCGGGGTCCACCCTGGATGCAGGCAAACTCGTGAGTGAGGGCCAGCCTCCATCAAGGGGCAGTGCTTCCTTCCTGAAGGGCCAGGGGCAGCCTGGAAGTCAGGGGCCACAGTGCAGTGGCGCCTTGGCTCCCAGTAGCAAGCGCCAGCCTCAGGTGGAGGGgctcctgggggctggggaggggacccCAAGGCAGCCGACTCGCCACCCACAGGCAAGCAACACAGTGACCAGCTTCCAGAGGTACCACGAGGCCCTGAATACACCCTTCGAGCTGGACCTGTCAGAAGAACCTGGGAACCCGGAGTTGCGGCGGGTGGTCATTGATGGCAGCAGCGTGGCCATGGT GCACGGTCTCCAGCACTTCTTCTCCTGCCGGGGCATTGCCATGGCAGTGCAGTATTTCTGGAACCGAGGACACCGAGAGGTCACGGTGTTTATACCCACCTGGCAGCTGAAGAAGAACCGGAGGGTGAGAG AGAGCCACTTTCTGACAAAGCTACACTCCCTCAAGATGCTTTCAATCACCCCCTCCCAGCTCGAGAACGGCAAGAAGATCACCACCTACGACTACAG GTTCATGGTCAAGCTGGCGGAAGAGACAGATGGCATCATCGTCACCAATGAGCAGCTCCACGTCCTGATGAATAATTCCAAGAAAGTGATGGTCAAAGATCG CCTGCTGCCCTTCACCTTTGCGGGGAATCTCTTCATGGTGCCCGATGACCCCCTGGGCCGTGATGGCCCCACCCTGGATGAGTTTCTGAAGAAGCCAAACAG GTTGGACACTGACATTGGCAACTTCCTGAAGGTGTGGAAGACCCTTCCTCCCAGCTCGGCCAGCATCTCTGAGCTGAGGGACAACACGGACCCTGGCCCCCCGGAGAGTCTGCAGAATGTGGAAGAAGtcagggaggagcaggaggaggaggagagacaggacgaggagcagagagaggagcaggagatgcagaagccggctgaggaggaggaggaggacctgGACTCTTCGCTGATGTCTGTGTTCAGGGCTGAGTGCCCTTCCCTCTCAGAGGAAATCCTCCGGTGCCTCAGCCTCCACGACCCCCAGGACGAGGCCCTGGACATTGATCTCCAGCCGGCAGTGGCCTCTCCCTCACTGGGCATCCCCTGGGATGGAAAGGCTCCCTGCCAGCAGGTCCTTGCCCAGCTGGCCCAGCTGACCATCCCCAGCAATTTCACCGCCCTCTCCTTCTTTATGGGGTTCACGGACTCCCACCGGGACGTCATCCCCGACTATGAAGCCCTTGTGGCGCCCTTGCACAGCCTGCTCAAGCAGAAGCCGGACTGGCGGTGGGAGCTGGACCATGAGAAGGCCTTCCTGGCCCTGAAGCGAGCCCTGGTGTCCGCCCTCTGCCTGTCGGTCCCCAACCCCCAGCTGCCCTTCCACCTGGAGGTGACGGTGAGCCAAGTGGCCCTGACGGCCGTTGTGTACCAGGAGCACTCGGGGAGGAAGCACCCTGTAGCCTATACCTCAAAACCCCTCCTCCCCGACGAGGACAGCGAGGGCCCGCAGTCAGGGGGAGACAGCCCCTACGCCGTGGCCTGGGCCCTCAAGCATTTCTCCCGCTACATTGGGGACACCCCCGTGGTCCTGGACCTTTTCTACGCCTCCCGGACCTCTGTGGACCCTGAGGCGTGGGACGGCCGCAGGGTTGCCAAAGCGTGGCTGATCAGATGGGCCCTCCTGGTACAGGACAAGGGCAAGAGAGCGCTGGAACTGACCCTTCTGCAGGGCCTGCTGGGGAAGAACCGGCTGCTGACTCCCACGGCTTGCATGCCTCGGCTTTTCCAGGTTCTGCCTCCTTTCTCCGACCTGTCTACTTTTGTCTGCATCCACATGTCGGGGTACTGCTTTTACCGGGAGGATGAGTGGTGTGCTGGCTTCGGTCTCTATGTGCTATCTCCCACCAGCGcccctgtctccctctccttctcctgctccccCTACACCCCGACCTATGCCCACCTGGCGGCCGTGGCCTGTGGCCTGGAGCGCTTTGGCCAGTCCCACATGCCCATTGTTTTCCTCACGCACTGCAACTGGATCTTCAGCCTCCTCTGGGAGCTCCTGCCCCTTTGGAGAGCTCGGGGCTTCCTCTCTTCCGACGGGACCCCACTACCTCACCCAAGCCTGCTCTCCTACATCATAGACCTCACCTCTGGCCTCTCATCCCTCCCGTTCATCTATCGAACCTCCTACCGGGGCTCCCTGTTTGCTGTGACGGTGGACACCCTAGCCAAGGAGGGTGCCCAGGGGGGCAATCAGTGTTGGAATTTGCCAAATGACGTGCCGGCCCCCATAGTGACTCCCCGTACCATATGCAAGAGGCCCGACTTGCTGGCGTTGCAGCGGAGCGACGGCACCCTGGCCGATATCATGGCCAAGCTGCAGGCCGGGCAGAAGGTATCCAACTCCTCACCCTTCAGTTCTGCCTTTAGCTCCCTCAGCCTCGACAAGGAGAGCGGCCTGCTCATGTTCAAGGGAGACAAGAGGCCCAGGGTCTGGGTGGTCCCGCGGCAGCTCCGGAGGGACCTGATTTTCGCCGTGCACGATGGCCCCATGGGGGCCCACCAGAGGCCCGAGGAGACCTACAGGAAGCTGCGCTTGCTGGGGTGGTGGCCCGGGGTGCAGGAGCACGTGAGGCATtactgcaggagctgcttgttcTGCATCCCCCGCAACCTCCTAGGCAGTGAGGCGAAGGTCATCGAGTCTCTGTGGCCCCCCAGGTCCACTGCCCCCTGGTCCAACCTGCAGATCGAGGTGGTGGGCCCAGTCACCGTCAGCGAGGAGGGCCACAAGCATGTGCTGATCGTGGCCGACCCCAACACCAGGTGGGTGGAGGCGTTCCCGCTGAAGCCTTACACGCACACGGCTGTGGCCCAGCTGCTGCTTCAGCATGTGTTCGCCAGGTGGGGCATTCCCGTGAGGCTGGAGGCTGCCCAGGGCCCCCAATTTGCCCGCCACGTCCTGGTGAGCTGTGGGCTGGCCCTGGGAGTTCATGTGGCCTCCCCGAGCAGGGACCTCCAGTTCCCTTGCCTGACGAGCTCCGGGGCCTACTGGGAATTCAAGAGGGCCCTCAAGGAGTTCATCTTCTTGCATGGCAAGAAGTGGGCGGCTTCCCTGCCCTTGCTGCACCTGGCCTTCAGGGCCTCCTCCAGCCAGGCCTCGCCCTTCCGTATCCTGACAGGGGCTGAGGAGAGGCTGACCGAGCCCCTTTGGTGGGAGATGAGCAGTGCGAACATTGAAGGGCTCAAGATGGATTTATTCCTGCTACAGCTCACGAGGGAGCTGCTGGAGCTCCACTGGAGGCTGGCcgagaagacaagtgaaaaggcCGAGAATAGGCGTTTCAAGCGTGAGAGGCAGGAGAAGGAGTGGAACGTGGGGGACCAGGTCCTCGTGCTGTCCCTCCCCAGGAATGGCAGCAGTGCCAAGTGGGTGGGTCCCTTCTATATCGGGGACCGGCTAAGCCCGTCCCTCTACAGGGTCTGGGGCTTCCCCACCCCAGAGAAGCTTGGGTGCATCTATCCCAGCAGTCTGATGAAGCCCTTTGCCAAGAGCGTCACCCCGCTGTCCTTCAAGGTCTTGGAGCAGTGA